GACGAACTGGTCTGGGTGGTCCGGAAGGTGGATGGTGTGGAATCATCCGTCAGGGCTGGTAGACTCTTCCTGAACTTTCCTCACCTTAGGTTCTTAACTGTGACCAAGAATACCCTGTTAAGGGCTCAGGAGATAATGGAGAAGTATGGAATGAAACCCAGAGATTCTATACACGCTGCATCCGCTTTTGAGAATGGTATAACGACCTTGGTAAGCTACGATACGGATTTCGATAAG
The window above is part of the Thermoproteota archaeon genome. Proteins encoded here:
- a CDS encoding type II toxin-antitoxin system VapC family toxin, producing MLYVDSNVFIYPLIYDTEVEEARRSRQFLKRIASGEVMAYTSTLSWDELVWVVRKVDGVESSVRAGRLFLNFPHLRFLTVTKNTLLRAQEIMEKYGMKPRDSIHAASAFENGITTLVSYDTDFDKVGGLERLEP